GCGGATAAGCTAGCTGAACAGTTACAAACCTCCGTTCTTGGACGTATTCCATTGCAACAACCATACGAAGAAGAAGATTTATTCGCACCAGGTGTCTACCAGGCTGATCATCCTACGGGAGTGGTGTTTAGAAATATCGCAGCGAAGGTGATTTCTGAGTTAGAATAAAGAGAAGCCCCGATTTCATATTGAAATCGGGGCTTTCTTTATGAACCGCCACTACTTCCTGAACCTTGACCACCTGATCCACTTCCTGTAGAACCTTGGCCACTTTGACTTTCTTGACCAGATGAGCCATCTCCTCCGCCGCCAGAACTGCTACTCATTTCTTTAGCTGCTTGAAGGATGATGTTACTCATTTCTTCTTTGAACTTAGGTGTGTTCATCGTTTCAGTAATGGTTTTCTCCAGGTGTTCTCTAAATTTTTGGCTGGTTAACACTGACTGTGTCTGTTGTTCCATCTCTGGATTTTGCAGAATTTCAATCATGCTTTTCTGGTAAGAAGCATCACTCATTAAGTCTTTCATGATTTGTTTTTGTTGTTCCTGTATTGATTTTGCGAATTGATTTGAATTCTCTGGAGTCTTGAAGAACTCCTTCCAGAACTCTTTTCCTTTATCGGAGGTTACCGTTTCTTCCACGGCTTTTGTCACATCATCTGAATTCAATACGACTTGTTCTTTTAACTTCTCATCTGAAAGGACCTCGATGATGGCCTTTTTTCCATCATCTGTTTTCAGTATATCGACTACCATTTTCTTTGTAGTATCGTAACTGGATTGTTCACTGCCGGAAGAAGAATTTCCTCCGTTACAAGCGGATAAGAAGAATGCGATGGATATGATTGAGATGAACTTCAGTGTCTTAAGCACGATGTTCGCTCCTTTCTTCCTACGCTTTTACTGTTAATATGGGGGTTTTAAGTCGAAAATATGCGGAGGTGTTCCCGCAAAAACAAGGACTTCATGATAAAATACGTATAAACTACATGTTTATGGTAAAAGGGATTAGGGGGATGTCACGTGACAAGTCAGAAGTGGGTTCGATTATTTATTAGGACACTAGCCTTAGGGGCAATTAGTACGTTGTTGGTTAGCTTCTTTGTTAAGAGTGGTACATATGTAGAAGAGGCGTTTCAACCATTTGATGCCTTAGAGTTAATTGGTTTATTAATATGGTTTAGTGGCTTAGGTTTCATCTTTAGTGTCATAAGCCAAATGGGTTTCTTCGCTTATTTAACCATTAATCAATTTGGAAAGAGCTTGTTTCGTTCCACATGGAAGAGTG
This DNA window, taken from Pontibacillus halophilus JSM 076056 = DSM 19796, encodes the following:
- the gerD gene encoding spore germination lipoprotein GerD, translated to MLKTLKFISIISIAFFLSACNGGNSSSGSEQSSYDTTKKMVVDILKTDDGKKAIIEVLSDEKLKEQVVLNSDDVTKAVEETVTSDKGKEFWKEFFKTPENSNQFAKSIQEQQKQIMKDLMSDASYQKSMIEILQNPEMEQQTQSVLTSQKFREHLEKTITETMNTPKFKEEMSNIILQAAKEMSSSSGGGGDGSSGQESQSGQGSTGSGSGGQGSGSSGGS